From the Actinomadura luzonensis genome, the window GAGCCCTCCTCCGGGAAGCAGGCGCACGTGTAGGCCATCGACGGCCCCAGCACCCACTCGTAGAACCGGTTGGAGACGTCGTAGTGGTGGTGGATCACCTCGGCGTCGCGCTGCTTGGCGTGCCGGGAGCCCAGCTTGGCCAGCATGCTCTGCCGCATCTCCTGCGGCGGCGGCGGGACGCGCATGAGCAGCGGCTTGACCCCCAGCGCCCGCACCGCGGCCAGTTTCTCCGCCGTGGTCAGGTCATTGGTGGTGATGTTCCACATCCGGTCGAGCAACGTGTACATGTCGCCGTGGATGTCGATGTGGCCGGAGATGTAGGCCCGGGCCAGGCCCAGCTCACCCGGGGCATGGGCGAGGTAGGCCACCGCGATCGGGGACTTGACCTCGATCGCGAGGTCGGCCCCGTCCGGCCCGGCCTTGCTGCCGTCATAGGCCATGAACGCGATGTTCGCGCTCGGGCCGACGATCTTTTCGAAGATGGTTGCGAGAGCCATCGACTCACCTTCCCCGCACACACTTGTCGTACAGGTCCAGCAGGCGCCCGTTCGGGTCGTATGCCCGCTTGACCGGCCAGTAGGCGTCGCCGTTGTACAGCTGCCAGAACTGCTCACGGGCGTAGAAGGACGTCGAGTAGAGCGACTTGTGGCCGTCGAGATCGTGCACCGCGTTCTCGATCAGCCGGTTGTAGTAACCGTCGAACTGCCCCCGTGGCAGCGGCACCATACCCCAGAAGCCGAAGTTGACGTACAGCCGCCCCGGCTCCAGGGGGTAGAGCGGCCAGCGCGAGCCCGCCCGCAGCGGGCACATCCACACCGGGGTCATGCCGACCCGGTCGTGGAAGACCTCCAGGAACTCCGCGCCGCGCTCGACGGGCACCTCGACGTCCTGGATGACCGACTCGTGGACCGGCTGGTCGCGCCAGCGGTCGACGCGGGCCGTCACGCCGTACCTGCGGTCGAGGGCGACCAGGCGGCGGTAGACGTCGGAGCGCATCCAGCGGCGCGGCATGAGCGAGCGCACGACGGGCTGCTGCACGCCGAAGGCCCGCGAGCACCAGAACCAGTCGGTGTCCCAGCGCCACAGGTAGTCGTGGATGGTCAGCCAGTCGCGGTTGCGCTGCCTGATCGACTGGTAGTAGATGCGCATGCCGGTGTAGTCGGAGACGTAGGGCGCGCGCTCGGCGAAGCGGCCGAGCGTGATGTACATCTCGCCGGGCTCGAAGAAGACGCCGTCCACGAAGTCGACGGGCTCGCCGTCGTGGACCATGCTCTCGCAGATCTCCTGCATGGCCAGCATGCACTTGGCGGCGTCGGTGAACTTGACGTGCGTGAGGTGCACGTACGGCTGGACCTTGCGGAGCTTGATCCTGATGCGCAGGGCGTAGCCGAGCGTGCCGTAGGAGTTGGGGAAGGCCTGGAACAGGTCGCGGTGCTCGTTGTCGGCGCGCGCCACGATCACCCGGCCGTCGCCGGTGAGGATCTCCAGCTCCTCGACCGACTCGTGCGGGAGCCCGTCGCGGAAGCTCGTGGACTCGATGCCGAGGCCGGTCACGGCGCCGCCGAGCGTGATGGTCTTGAGCTGCGGCACGACGTACGGCATCAGGCCGTGGGGCAGGGTGGCCTCGACCAGGTGCTCGTACGTGGTCATGCCCTGGACCTCGGCCGTCATGGTCTCGGGGTCCACGCTGATGACCTCGTCGAGGTCTCTGGCCGACAGCTTGGCGGTGCGGCCCTGGTCGCGGAACCTGAAGAGGTTCGACGTCGACTTGGCCAGCCGCGGCGCGGCTCCGCCGGGGATCTCGGCGTACGACTGCCGGATCTGCTCTACTGCCCGTCGGTGTGTCGACATCGTCGTCGTCACCAAAGCACCCCCTTGAGCTGGTAGAGATCGTCCGTAAGACCGTATCTCCCGGGCGCTCACCGGACCAGACCGGGGTCGTTAAAGACACGAAAACTGTTCATCGTGCCAGGTGAATCCACTATTGGGTAGGTGTTCCGGTAAATCTCCTGTGTACGGCGGGCGGGAGACCGTTCACGACGCCGTGCACCTCGCGGCCCTCGACGGCGGCGAGCAGGTTGTCCACCGTGGCGGCCAGCAGGCGGCCGCTGGCCTCCGGGGTGACGCCGGCGACATGCGGGCTGAGCAGCACGTTGGGCAGCTCACGCAGGGGGTCGTCGGCGGCCGGCGGCTCGGTCTCGAAGACGTCGAGCGCGGCTCCGCCCAGGTGTCTCCCGCGCAGCGCCCGCACCAGAGCCTCCTGGTCGACCACCCCGCCGCGGGCCGCATTAATCAGTAAAGCGCCGGCCTTCATACGGGCCGGATCGACGAGGTTCCTGGTCTGCTCGGACAGCGCGATGACGACGACGAGGACGTCGCTCTCCGCCATGAGCGCGCCCAGGTCCCGGAAGGCGGGGTCGGCGCGCGGGGTGCGGGTCCAGAACGACACCTCGCAGCCGAGGCCGCGGAACAGCTCGGCGCAGGCCGTGCCGATCGGGCCCCAGCCGACCACGCCGACCCGCCGGCCGCGCAGCTCGTACGGCTGCAGGCTCTGCTGCGGCCACTCCCCGGCCCGCACCGCGGCGTCGCCCGCGACGAGCCTGCGCGCCAGCGCCAGCGCGGCGGCCAGGCACCACTCGGAGACGGCGACGGCGCTGACGCCGGGCGTGTTGGCGAGGGGCACGCCGGCCGCCGCCAGCGCGTCGAGGTCATGGCCGTCCACGCCGACCGACGGCTGCTGCACGAAGGCCAGGCGGGGCGCGGCGGCGACCGCGGCGGCGTCGAGGACGAGCGTCCCCGTCCAGTCGCCGAGCACGATCTCGGCCTCCGGCAGCTCCGCCAGCAGGGCGTCGCGGTCGCGGGAGGCGGGCACGCGCACCTCCACCCGGTCGCCGAGCGGGGCGAGCAGGCGGCGGAGCAGCGTCTCGGGCAGCGGCGGGAGAGCGAGCAGGCTCCAGGGGCTCATGCCCCCACAGTAAAGCTGTTGATCACGCGTCGCATAAGACCCCGGCTGCGCGGCCACTGCCGCTCGGCGACCGTCCAGGACAGCACGTAGGCGGTGTCGCCGGCGATCACCGCGCGGCGCAGCTCGCGGTAG encodes:
- a CDS encoding FAD-binding oxidoreductase — its product is MSTHRRAVEQIRQSYAEIPGGAAPRLAKSTSNLFRFRDQGRTAKLSARDLDEVISVDPETMTAEVQGMTTYEHLVEATLPHGLMPYVVPQLKTITLGGAVTGLGIESTSFRDGLPHESVEELEILTGDGRVIVARADNEHRDLFQAFPNSYGTLGYALRIRIKLRKVQPYVHLTHVKFTDAAKCMLAMQEICESMVHDGEPVDFVDGVFFEPGEMYITLGRFAERAPYVSDYTGMRIYYQSIRQRNRDWLTIHDYLWRWDTDWFWCSRAFGVQQPVVRSLMPRRWMRSDVYRRLVALDRRYGVTARVDRWRDQPVHESVIQDVEVPVERGAEFLEVFHDRVGMTPVWMCPLRAGSRWPLYPLEPGRLYVNFGFWGMVPLPRGQFDGYYNRLIENAVHDLDGHKSLYSTSFYAREQFWQLYNGDAYWPVKRAYDPNGRLLDLYDKCVRGR